From Drosophila yakuba strain Tai18E2 chromosome 2L, Prin_Dyak_Tai18E2_2.1, whole genome shotgun sequence, one genomic window encodes:
- the LOC6528944 gene encoding voltage-dependent calcium channel type D subunit alpha-1 isoform X13 gives MNTGDRKEQASLTPQQQQSPQQSEQQQPITRHDALDSSSANNKLNHKHNNDKDKDTTSDKSWETGRDLLPASVVIVDESCASKSQKQPIESSIVSRGGATSSSQRRRQLQFQRQKEARLYDRGDGDREREREREASTSTSTSTSASTTTTNTVMGGGELVNCIAYDDNTLVIERKPSPSSPSTSRRYLKAETPTRGSRKYNRRSSAKSDLEVVVAKAEHHHQHRSPTVTLPVPAYPLTTSASAGSSPTGAGLGLGAGLGTASGTVLQQRYIQLQLENKKKYIFHAMQEFDYMESRRSGAYCSTLDPSEDPNQPSGTRRRPTSTELALSNVTSQIVNNATYKLDFKQRRHKSNNGASESGSLTGIAPGPATSPGAVGPSSSSGKRRKSSCTSCGGGGISAPPPRLTPEETWQLQPQNSVTSAGSTNSSFSSGGGRDDNSSYSAVGGDSSSSNSCNCDITGDNSTLHGFGVGDVCSFIADCDDNSEDDDGDPNNQDLSSQTLRTAAIVAAVAAAAKEQAQEQSLADCESFSDRRQDADEDVRIIQDSCGGNNDSLEDVGEVDDNADVVVRKNSRNRPSIRRTCRITEEDDDDENADYGDFDREDQELDDEEPEGTTIDIDEQEQQQDQEDSAEEEDDDEDVDEYFEEEEDDTQAFSPFYSSSAELIDNFGGGAGKFFNIMDFERGASGAGGFSPNGNGGPGSGDVSRTARYDSGEGDLGGGNNIMGIDSMGIANIPETMNGTTIGPSGAGGQKAGAAAGAAGQKRQQRRGKPQPDRPQRALFCLSVKNPLRALCIRIVEWKPFEFLILLTIFANCIALAVYTPYPGSDSNVTNQTLEKVEYIFLVIFTSECVMKILAYGFVLHNGAYLRNGWNLLDFTIVVIGAISTALSQLMKDAFDVKALRAFRVLRPLRLVSGVPSLQVVLNSILKAMVPLFHIALLVLFVIIIYAIIGLELFSGKLHKACRDEITGEHEETVRPCGVGYQCPPGYKCYGGWDGPNDGITNFDNFGLAMLTVFQCVTLEGWTDVLYSIQDAMGSDWQWMYFISMVILGAFFVMNLILGVLSGEFSKERNKAKNRGDFQKLREKQQIEEDLRGYLDWITQAEDIEPDAVGGLISDGKGKQPNEMDSTENLGEEMPEVQMTESRWRKMKKDFDRVNRRMRRACRKAVKSQAFYWLIIVLVFLNTGVLATEHYGQLDWLDNFQEYTNVFFIGLFTCEMLLKMYSLGFQGYFVSLFNRFDCFVVIGSITETLLTNTGMMPPLGVSVLRCVRLLRVFKVTKYWRSLSNLVASLLNSIQSIASLLLLLFLFIVIFALLGMQVFGGKFNFDGKVEKSRMNFDCFWQALLTVFQIMTGEDWNAVMYTGINAYGGVSSYGALACIYFIILFICGNYILLNVFLAIAVDNLADADSLSEVEKEEEPHDESAQKKSHSPTPTIDGMDDHLSIDIDMEQQELDDEDKMDHETLSDEEHREMCEEEEEDSNSEVSARVTARPRRLSEVSMKKTKKPIPRGSAFFIFSYTNSG, from the exons ATGAATACAG GAGACCGTAAGGAGCAAGCCTCGTTAAcaccgcaacagcaacaatcgCCGCAGCAGtcagagcaacagcaaccaatTACCCGACACGATGCCTTGGATAGTTCTAGTGCTAACAATAAACTAAATCATAAACACAATAAcgataaggataaggatacCACTAGCGATAAGAGCTGGGAGACGGGCAGAGATTTATTGCCGGCCAGTGTTGTCATCGTCGATGAATCATGTGCCTCGAAAAGTCAGAAACAACCAATCGAGTCGAGCATTGTTTCGCGAGGTGGAGCCACCTCCTCATCGCAACGTCGCCGGCAATTGCAATTCCAGCGACAAAAGGAGGCCAGACTTTATGACCGAGGAGATGGGGATCGAGAACGGGAGCGAGAGCGGGAAGCCTCAACCTCGACCTCAACCTCGACCTccgcctccaccaccaccacgaaTACTGTGATGGGTGGAGGGGAGCTGGTGAACTGTATAGCTTACGATGACAACACCCTGGTTATCGAGAGGAAACCCTCGCCCTCTTCCCCATCCACCAGCCGGCGGTATCTGAAGGCCGAAACGCCGACGCGTGGCAGTCGAAAGTACAACCGCAGGTCATCGGCGAAAAGTGATTTGGAAGTGGTCGTTGCCAAAGCGGAACACCATCATCAGCATCGATCGCCGACGGTAACGCTTCCGGTTCCAGCTTACCCACTAACCACATCGGCATCGGCAGGATCCTCGCCCACGGGAgcgggattgggattgggagcCGGGCTGGGAACTGCCTCGGGAACAGTTCTGCAACAAAGGTACATACAACTCCAGCTGgagaacaaaaagaaatacattttccaTGCAATGCAAGAGTTTGATTACATGGAATCTAGGCGTTCTGGGGCATA CTGCAGTACACTCGATCCATCCGAGGATCCGAATCAGCCGAGCGGGACCAGGAGGCGACCCACCAGCACCGAGCTCGCCCTCAGCAACGTCACCAGTCAGATTGTGAACAACGCCACCTACAAGCTAGACTTCAAGCAACGTCGTCACAAAAGCAACAACGGAGCCAGTGAGTCAGGATCTCTAACTGGAATAGCCCCAGGACCGGCGACAAGTCCCGGAGCAGTAGGGCCCTCCAGCTCCAGCGGCAAACGCCGCAAGTCCAGTTGCACATCCTGCGGCGGAGGTGGCATAAGTGCCCCGCCCCCAAGACTAACGCCCGAGGAGACGTGGCAACTACAACCGCAGAACAGTGTTACCAGTGCCGGCAGCACAAACAGTAGTTTTAGCAGCGGCGGCGGACGCGACGATAATAGTAGTTATAGTGCCGTGGGTGGCgatagcagcagcagcaatagtTGCAACTGCGATATCACCGGTGATAACAGTACATTGCATGGTTTTGGGGTCGGCGACGTTTGTAGTTTTATCGCCGATTGTGACGACAATAGCGAGGACGACGACGGCGATCCGAACAACCAGGATCTCAGCTCGCAAACCCTGCGCACAGCGGCCATCGTAGCGGCAGTTGCGGCTGCAGCCAAGGAACAGGCCCAGGAACAATCGCTCGCCGACTGCGAGAGCTTCAGCGATCGGCGCCAGGATGCCGATGAGGATGTCCGCATCATCCAGGATAGCTGCGGCGGCAACAACGACTCTCTCGAAGACGTCGGTGAAGTGGACGACAACGCCGACGTTGTCGTGAGAAAGAACTCGAGAAATCGGCCCTCCATCAGAAGGACATGCAGAATAAccgaggaggacgacgacgacgagaaCGCGGACTACGGTGATTTCGATCGGGAGGATCAAGAGCTAGACGACGAGGAGCCAGAGGGCACGACCATCGACATTGATgagcaggaacagcagcaggacCAAGAAGATTCCGCTGAAGAGgaagacgacgacgaggacgtCGACGAGTACtttgaggaggaggaggacgacaCCCAGGCCTTTTCACCATTCTACTCCAGTTCCGCGGAGCTAATTGATAATTTTGGTGGCGGTGCGGGCAAGTTCTTCAACATTATGGACTTTGAACGTGGAGCCTCCGGCGCCGGAGGCTTTTCGCCAAACGGCAACGGCGGTCCCGGCAGCGGAGATGTTTCACGGACGGCGAGATACGATTCCGGGGAGGGAGATCTGGGCGGCGGCAACAATATCATGG GCATCGATTCTATGGGCATTGCAAACATTCCGGAAACCATGAACGGCACCACAATTGGACCAAGTGGAGCTGGTGGCCAAAaagctggtgctgctgcaggtgCCGCAGGCCAAAAGAGACAACAGCGCCGGGGAAAGCCGCAACCAGACAGACCACAACGAGCATTATTTTGCCTGAGCGTCAAAAATCCCCTGCGAGCCTTGTGCATTCGCATCGTGGAGTGGAA ACCATTTGAGTTCCTCATTTTGTTAACCATTTTTGCCAACTGTATTGCATTGGCTGTTTACACCCCTTATCCAGGAAGCGATTCAAACGTGACGAATCAAACCTTG GAAAAAGTTGAATATATATTCCTCGTTATATTCACATCGGAATGTGTTATGAAAATTTTAGCATATGGTTTTGTGTTACATAATGGTGCATATCTAAGAAATGGATGGAATTTATTAGATTTTACAATTGTAGTTATAGG GGCAATAAGCACTGCACTCTCCCAATTGATGAAGGACGCCTTTGATGTGAAGGCCCTACGTGCCTTTCGAGTGCTACGTCCACTGCGACTTGTATCGGGTGTACCAA GTCTACAGGTTGTGctgaattcaattttaaagGCCATGGTGCCACTGTTTCACATTGCACTCCTGGTCCTATTCGTAATCATAATCTATGCGATCATTGGCTTAGAGCTCTTCTCTGGCAAATTGCACAAGGCGTGTCGCGATGAGATCACAG GTGAACACGAGGAAACCGTCCGCCCCTGCGGAGTGGGTTACCAGTGTCCGCCAGGCTATAAGTGCTACGGCGGATGGGATGGACCAAACGACGGCATCACCAACTTCGACAACTTTGGCCTGGCCATGCTAACGGTGTTCCAGTGCGTCACTCTCGAGGGCTGGACTGATGTCCTGTATAGC ATCCAAGATGCAATGGGCAGCGATTGGCAATGGATGTATTTCATTTCCATGGTTATCCTCGGTGCCTTCTTCGTGATGAATTTGATTCTCGGTGTGTTGTCCGGTGAGTTCTCCAAGGAACGTAACAAGGCAAAAAACCGGGGTGACTTCCAGAAGCTGCGCGAGAAGCAGCAGATCGAAGAGGATTTGCGGGGCTATCTCGATTGGATTACCCAAGCCGAGGACATTGAACCAGACGCTGTGGGAGGCCTAATATCTGATGGCAAAGGAAAGCAGCCCAACGAAATGGATTCCACCGAGAACCTGGGGGAGGAAATGCCCGAAGTCCAAATGACTGAATCACGCTGGCGCAAAATGAAGAAGGACTTCGATCGAGTCAATAGACGAATGCGAAGGGCCTGTCGCAAGGCAGTCAAGTCACAGGCATTCTACTGGCTCATCATTGTTTTGGTCTTTCTCAATACTGGTGTCTTGGCCACGGAGCATTATGGGCAACTGGATTGGCTGGATAACTTCCAGG AGTACACAAACGTGTTCTTCATCGGTCTGTTCACCTGTGAAATGTTGTTGAAGATGTACAGTTTGGGCTTTCAGGGCTACTTCGTTTCGCTGTTCAATCGTTTTGATTGTTTCGTGGTGATTGGCAGTATTACAGAAACCCTGTTAACAAACACGGGAATGATGCCTCCATTGGGTGTCTCCGTGCTGCGATGTGTACGTCTCCTGAGAGTCTTTAAAGTAACTAA GTACTGGCGGTCGCTCTCAAATCTCGTTGCTTCCTTATTGAACTCTATACAATCGATCGCTTCACTTTTGTTACTGCTCTTCCTATTTATTGTGATATTTGCTCTGCTGGGCATGCAAGTTTTTGGcggtaaatttaattttgatggCAAAGTAGAGAAGTCTCGAATGAATTTCGACTGCTTCTGGCAGGCTCTACTCACAGTCTTTCAG ATCATGACTGGTGAGGATTGGAATGCTGTGATGTATACGGGCATCAATGCCTATGGCGGTGTGTCCTCTTATGGTGCCTTGGCCTgtatttactttattattttgtttatttgcggTAACTACATCCTGCTAAACGTGTTCTTGGCCATTGCTGTGGATAATTTGGCCGATGCCGACTCGCTATCTGAGGTCGAAAAAGAAGAGGAACCC caCGATGAATCTGCTCAGAAGAAGTCACACAGTCCAACTCCAACAATTGATGGCATGGATGATCATCTCAGCATAGATATCGATATGGAGCAACAGGAACTGGATGACGAAGACAAAAT GGACCATGAAACTCTATCTGACGAGGAACACCGTGAAATGTGcgaggaggaagaggaag ACTCCAATTCCGAAGTATCAGCACGTGTCACTGCACGACCCCGGCGATTATCCGAAGTCAGCATGAAGAAGACTAAAAAGCCCATTCCGCGAGGCAGtgcctttttcattttcagttacACGAACAG TGGATGA